From the Billgrantia sulfidoxydans genome, one window contains:
- the glmS gene encoding glutamine--fructose-6-phosphate transaminase (isomerizing): MCGIVGAVAERNVEGILLEGLKRLEYRGYDSAGMAVLGAAGELQRRRALGKVAALEALLTETALPGRCGIAHTRWATHGRPSEENAHPHQSGDRLALVHNGIIENHEPLRRELQAAGYAFSSQTDTEVVAHLLEREYRHGDGLLAAVQRGLAQLEGAYALAVVHTDEPDVIVGARKGSPLVVGVGIDEAFLGSDPLALLQVTDRFIYLQEGDVVRLSAGGSIEIFDAEGQAAQRPIQTFEHGDGAASKGEYRHFMQKEIFEQPAVIAAALEGRLGERSVPAECFGPDAEALFARVEQLHIVACGTSYHAGLVARYWLERYAGIPVQVEVASEYRYRTVVVPDNTLFVTLSQSGETADTLAALRFAREQGYLGSLAICNVPGSSLVRESDLTLMTQAGPEIGVASTKAFTTQLTALMLLTLAMGRVKGLAAETQAEVVAGLRGLPRLVSRVLELDDAIEALSTAFAEKQHALFLGRGAHFPIALEGALKLKEISYIHAEAYPAGELKHGPLALVDSEMPVISVAPNDELLDKLKSNLQEVKARGGELFVFADEGVGLAEEEGVRVLRLPHVHDALAPILYTVPLQLLSYHVAVLKGTDVDQPRNLAKSVTVE, from the coding sequence ATGTGTGGAATCGTCGGTGCCGTTGCCGAGCGCAACGTGGAAGGGATCCTGCTCGAAGGGCTCAAGCGGCTGGAGTATCGCGGCTACGACTCGGCCGGCATGGCCGTGCTCGGCGCTGCCGGCGAGCTGCAGCGTCGCCGGGCGCTGGGCAAGGTGGCCGCCCTCGAGGCCCTGCTCACGGAGACCGCCCTGCCGGGCCGCTGCGGTATCGCCCACACCCGCTGGGCCACCCATGGCAGGCCCAGCGAGGAGAATGCCCACCCGCATCAATCGGGCGATCGGCTGGCGCTGGTGCACAACGGCATCATCGAGAATCATGAGCCGCTGCGGCGTGAGCTGCAGGCGGCCGGCTACGCCTTCTCCTCGCAGACCGACACCGAGGTGGTGGCTCATCTGCTGGAGCGTGAATACCGTCATGGCGACGGTCTGCTGGCCGCCGTGCAGCGCGGGCTCGCGCAACTCGAGGGTGCCTATGCGCTGGCGGTGGTCCACACCGACGAGCCCGATGTCATCGTCGGCGCACGCAAGGGCAGCCCGCTGGTGGTGGGGGTGGGCATCGATGAGGCCTTCCTCGGCTCCGACCCGCTGGCGCTGCTGCAGGTCACCGATCGTTTCATCTACCTACAGGAAGGCGATGTGGTGCGCCTCTCGGCCGGCGGCAGTATCGAGATCTTCGATGCCGAGGGCCAGGCCGCTCAGCGCCCGATCCAGACTTTCGAGCACGGCGACGGCGCGGCCAGCAAGGGCGAGTACCGTCACTTCATGCAGAAGGAGATCTTCGAACAGCCGGCGGTGATCGCGGCGGCCCTCGAAGGGCGGCTGGGCGAGCGCTCGGTGCCGGCCGAGTGCTTCGGCCCCGACGCCGAGGCGCTGTTCGCGCGGGTCGAGCAGCTGCATATCGTGGCCTGCGGCACCAGCTACCACGCCGGTCTGGTGGCGCGCTACTGGCTCGAGCGCTATGCCGGGATACCCGTGCAGGTGGAGGTGGCTTCCGAGTACCGCTATCGTACCGTGGTGGTGCCCGACAACACCCTGTTCGTCACCCTGTCGCAGTCCGGCGAGACCGCCGACACCCTGGCGGCGCTGCGCTTCGCGCGCGAGCAGGGCTACCTCGGCAGCCTGGCGATCTGCAACGTACCGGGCAGTTCGCTGGTGCGCGAATCGGACCTGACGCTGATGACCCAGGCCGGCCCCGAGATCGGCGTCGCCTCCACCAAGGCCTTCACCACCCAGCTCACCGCCCTGATGCTGCTGACCCTGGCCATGGGACGGGTCAAGGGGCTCGCGGCCGAGACCCAGGCCGAGGTGGTAGCCGGCCTGCGCGGCCTGCCGCGGCTGGTGAGCCGCGTGCTCGAGCTCGACGACGCCATCGAGGCGCTGTCCACGGCCTTCGCCGAGAAGCAGCATGCGCTGTTCCTCGGTCGCGGCGCGCACTTCCCGATTGCGCTGGAGGGAGCGCTCAAGCTCAAGGAGATCTCCTACATCCACGCCGAGGCTTACCCTGCCGGCGAGCTCAAGCACGGACCGCTGGCGCTGGTCGACAGCGAGATGCCGGTGATTTCCGTCGCCCCCAACGACGAGCTGCTCGACAAGCTGAAGTCCAACCTCCAGGAGGTGAAGGCACGCGGCGGCGAACTCTTCGTCTTTGCCGACGAGGGGGTCGGCCTCGCGGAGGAGGAGGGCGTCAGGGTGTTGCGGCTGCCCCACGTTCACGATGCCCTGGCCCCGATCCTCTACACCGTGCCGCTGCAGCTGCTGAGCTACCACGTGGCGGTACTCAAGGGCACCGACGTCGACCAGCCGCGCAACCTGGCCAAGTCAGTGACGGTGGAATGA
- the glmU gene encoding bifunctional UDP-N-acetylglucosamine diphosphorylase/glucosamine-1-phosphate N-acetyltransferase GlmU: MTLDVVILAAGQGTRMRSTLPKVLHRLAGKPMVRHVLDTARELEAERLHVVVGHGAERVREALADYPVRFALQAEQKGTGHAVTQALDDLGDGRVLVLYGDVPLIRRETLAKLLDEVGESRMALLTVTLDDPSGYGRILRDADGRAVAIVEQKDASENELAIRECNTGIMAMTASQLRRWLPRLSADNAQGEYYLTDIIAMAAAEGVAIATAQPADPLEVEGVNNRLQMARLERAHQARIADELMVQGVALLDPSRLDVRGRLSCGHDVEIDVGCVFEGEVELGEGVRIGAHCVIRDSHIGAECVIEPHSVIEGAVAAGHNRIGPFARLRPGTRLAVGAKVGNFVETKNVEVGEGSKINHLSYVGDARLGRDVNVGAGTITCNYDGANKHRTEIGDDAFIGSNTALVAPVSVGRGATVGAGSTISKDVPDDALAVSRGRQIAKAGWARPTKNTRD, encoded by the coding sequence ATGACCCTGGATGTGGTGATACTGGCGGCCGGGCAGGGCACGCGGATGCGTTCGACTCTGCCCAAGGTGCTGCATCGCCTGGCCGGCAAGCCGATGGTGCGCCACGTGCTCGATACCGCACGCGAGCTGGAGGCGGAACGCCTGCACGTGGTGGTCGGCCACGGTGCCGAACGGGTGCGCGAGGCACTCGCCGACTATCCGGTGCGCTTTGCGCTGCAGGCCGAACAGAAGGGCACCGGACATGCGGTGACGCAGGCACTGGATGATCTGGGCGACGGCAGGGTGCTGGTACTGTACGGCGACGTGCCGCTGATCCGGCGCGAGACCCTGGCCAAGCTGCTGGACGAAGTGGGCGAGTCGCGCATGGCGCTGCTCACCGTGACGCTGGACGACCCGAGCGGCTACGGCCGCATCCTGCGCGACGCAGACGGGCGGGCGGTGGCCATCGTCGAGCAGAAGGATGCCAGCGAGAACGAGCTGGCGATCCGCGAGTGCAACACCGGCATCATGGCCATGACCGCCTCCCAGCTCAGGCGCTGGCTGCCGCGGCTCTCCGCCGACAACGCCCAGGGCGAGTACTACCTCACCGACATCATCGCCATGGCGGCCGCCGAGGGGGTCGCCATCGCCACCGCCCAGCCGGCCGACCCGCTGGAGGTGGAGGGGGTCAACAACCGCCTGCAGATGGCACGCCTGGAGCGGGCGCATCAGGCGCGCATCGCCGACGAGCTCATGGTTCAAGGGGTGGCGCTGCTCGATCCGTCGCGTCTCGACGTGCGCGGTCGCCTGAGCTGCGGGCACGACGTCGAGATCGACGTCGGCTGCGTGTTCGAGGGCGAGGTGGAGCTGGGCGAGGGCGTGCGGATCGGCGCGCACTGCGTGATTCGCGACAGCCATATCGGTGCCGAGTGCGTGATCGAGCCGCATAGCGTGATCGAGGGCGCCGTGGCGGCCGGGCACAACCGCATCGGACCCTTCGCCCGGCTGCGTCCCGGCACTCGCCTGGCGGTGGGCGCCAAGGTGGGCAATTTCGTCGAGACCAAGAACGTCGAGGTGGGCGAGGGCAGCAAGATCAACCACTTGAGCTACGTGGGCGACGCGCGGCTGGGGCGTGACGTCAACGTCGGCGCCGGTACCATCACCTGCAACTACGACGGCGCCAACAAGCATCGCACCGAGATCGGCGACGACGCCTTCATCGGCTCCAATACCGCCCTGGTCGCCCCGGTCAGCGTCGGGCGTGGCGCCACGGTCGGTGCCGGTTCGACCATCAGCAAGGACGTGCCCGACGACGCCCTGGCCGTCTCCCGCGGACGCCAGATCGCCAAGGCCGGCTGGGCACGGCCGACCAAGAACACTCGAGACTGA
- a CDS encoding FAD:protein FMN transferase, whose product MNPVLRPVVISVLFLGLLLAGCSESDRPLESPVRLEGSIFGTFYQVTIADSLTQGQARELEEGLLEVLEQVDAAMSIYRDDSELMAFNQAPLGEWQPLSNELIEVLAISQSVAEASDGAFDVTLGGLVNLWSFGSEARPSEVPDDETLEARLAEVGPDSIEVDENALQARRLRDVFVNLGGVAKGHATDRVAAYLDAEGIEHYLVNLGGDLITRGYRDRQAEPWRIGIEAPLDDRQEATHIVPLHDISVATSGDYRNYFEENGQRFSHTIDPRSGRPIEHRVASVTVAHPSNAWADAWATAMMVLGEEGLELAREQGLKVLLLVREDEGWSSVASPAFADYLGGELSDEMGLEVR is encoded by the coding sequence ATGAATCCCGTCCTGCGTCCTGTGGTGATCTCTGTGCTGTTCCTGGGGCTGCTGCTGGCCGGCTGCTCCGAGAGCGATCGACCGCTGGAATCGCCGGTGCGCCTGGAGGGAAGCATCTTCGGCACTTTCTACCAGGTGACCATCGCCGACAGCCTGACCCAGGGCCAGGCGCGCGAGCTGGAGGAAGGGCTGCTCGAGGTGCTCGAACAGGTGGATGCCGCCATGTCGATCTATCGCGACGACTCGGAGCTGATGGCCTTCAACCAGGCGCCGCTCGGGGAGTGGCAGCCACTCTCCAACGAGCTGATCGAGGTGCTGGCGATCAGCCAATCGGTGGCCGAGGCGAGCGACGGCGCCTTCGACGTCACCCTCGGCGGCCTGGTCAACCTGTGGAGCTTTGGCTCCGAGGCACGCCCTAGCGAGGTGCCCGACGACGAGACCCTCGAGGCGCGCCTGGCCGAGGTCGGTCCCGACAGCATCGAGGTCGATGAGAACGCCCTGCAGGCACGCCGGCTGCGCGACGTGTTCGTCAACCTCGGCGGCGTGGCCAAGGGGCACGCCACCGATCGGGTTGCCGCCTACCTCGACGCCGAAGGCATCGAGCACTACCTGGTCAACCTGGGCGGCGATCTGATCACGCGCGGCTACCGCGACAGGCAGGCCGAGCCCTGGCGCATCGGCATCGAGGCGCCGCTCGACGATCGCCAGGAGGCCACGCATATCGTGCCGCTGCACGATATTTCAGTGGCGACCTCAGGCGATTACCGCAACTATTTCGAAGAGAATGGGCAACGCTTCTCGCACACCATCGACCCGCGCAGTGGGCGCCCCATCGAGCATCGCGTGGCGTCGGTGACGGTGGCCCACCCCTCCAACGCCTGGGCCGATGCCTGGGCCACGGCGATGATGGTGCTGGGCGAAGAGGGCTTGGAGCTGGCGCGCGAGCAGGGCCTCAAGGTGCTCTTGCTGGTGCGCGAGGACGAAGGCTGGAGCAGTGTCGCGAGCCCCGCCTTCGCCGATTACCTGGGCGGGGAACTGAGTGACGAGATGGGCCTGGAAGTGCGCTGA
- a CDS encoding undecaprenyl-diphosphate phosphatase: protein MDWLQVVVLSVVQGLTEFLPISSSAHLILVPVLTEWNDQGLVFDVAMHLGSLAAVVLYFRHDLKRMGASWALSLRGRSLRGGSVDPDARLAWWVLLATIPVCVVGFAFHDVIEVGMRSPILIGITLIGFGLLLGYADWHKRGGRSEYQLTLRDAMLIGLAQALALIPGTSRSGITITAALLLGMSREGAARFSFLLSIPVTALAAGLEIVGLVQMPRGIDWPAMGVGVILSGVSAYLCIHYFIAFIKRIGMQPFVIYRIVLGLWLLWIFG from the coding sequence ATGGATTGGCTTCAGGTCGTCGTGCTGTCAGTGGTTCAGGGCCTGACCGAATTCCTGCCCATCTCGAGCTCGGCCCACTTGATACTGGTGCCGGTGCTGACCGAGTGGAACGATCAGGGGCTGGTGTTCGACGTGGCGATGCACCTGGGCAGCCTGGCGGCGGTGGTGCTCTACTTCCGCCACGATCTGAAGCGCATGGGGGCGAGCTGGGCCCTGTCCCTGCGCGGACGAAGCCTGCGCGGGGGCAGCGTCGATCCCGATGCCCGGCTGGCCTGGTGGGTGCTGCTGGCCACGATCCCGGTCTGTGTCGTCGGCTTTGCCTTCCACGACGTCATCGAGGTGGGAATGCGCTCGCCGATCCTGATCGGGATCACCCTGATCGGCTTCGGTCTACTGCTGGGCTATGCCGACTGGCACAAGCGCGGGGGGCGCAGCGAGTATCAGTTGACCCTGCGCGATGCGATGCTGATCGGCCTGGCCCAGGCGCTGGCGCTGATTCCCGGCACCTCGCGTTCCGGCATCACCATCACCGCGGCGCTGCTGCTCGGCATGAGCCGCGAGGGGGCGGCGCGCTTCTCGTTCCTGCTGTCGATCCCGGTGACGGCCCTGGCTGCGGGCCTGGAGATCGTCGGGCTGGTGCAGATGCCGCGCGGCATCGACTGGCCGGCGATGGGCGTTGGCGTGATCCTGTCGGGGGTGAGCGCCTACCTCTGCATCCATTACTTCATCGCCTTCATCAAGCGGATCGGCATGCAGCCGTTCGTCATCTATCGCATCGTGCTCGGACTATGGCTGCTGTGGATCTTCGGGTAG
- the mgtE gene encoding magnesium transporter, which yields MSLSEQLQEHKETLILALEQEDRERLDQWLPELRAADLSEILEEMAEEDDDLPSVLKLLDFLPLERRANVLGYLPDEVQLEVAEAMTDELLLSVLEEMGSDERADLFNLLGEDRQEVLLRRMARQEREDLKRLASYEEGTAGAIMTSDYVAIPSGMTVSQAMMRVRQTAPDAETVYQLYIIDPEGKLAGTLSLRQLMVARPGAQVDDLMIKDVISVPVDEAQEEVARLVARYDMLAVPVTDHDERLVGIVTHDDAMDVAEEEATEDFHKGMSIGQLEDGVSRVPLWSLYRKRVTWLVLLVFANLFSGAGIAYFEDTIAAQVALVFFLPLLIGSGGNAGAQAATLTVRGMATGDVGVKDWSKLLGRELLVAGSLGLTMALAVAPIGVMRGGEAVAMVVAASMVTIVLFGSLLGMCLPFILNRVGWDPATASAPLVTTLIDASGVLIYFSIATAVLTGL from the coding sequence ATGTCGTTGAGCGAACAGCTGCAGGAACACAAGGAAACCCTGATCCTTGCCCTCGAGCAGGAGGATCGCGAACGCCTCGACCAGTGGCTTCCCGAGCTGCGCGCCGCGGACCTCTCCGAGATACTCGAGGAGATGGCCGAGGAGGACGACGATCTTCCCAGTGTCCTGAAGCTGCTCGACTTCCTGCCGCTCGAGCGCCGCGCCAACGTCCTGGGGTATCTCCCCGACGAAGTCCAGCTCGAGGTGGCCGAGGCCATGACCGATGAGCTGCTGCTCTCGGTGCTGGAGGAGATGGGATCGGATGAGCGCGCCGACCTGTTCAACCTGCTCGGCGAGGACCGCCAGGAGGTGCTGCTACGGCGTATGGCGCGCCAGGAGCGCGAAGACCTCAAGCGCCTCGCCAGCTACGAGGAGGGCACCGCCGGGGCGATCATGACCTCGGACTACGTCGCCATCCCCAGCGGCATGACCGTGTCCCAGGCGATGATGCGGGTGCGCCAGACGGCTCCCGACGCCGAGACGGTCTATCAGCTCTACATCATTGACCCGGAGGGTAAGCTGGCCGGCACGCTGTCGCTGCGCCAGCTGATGGTGGCGCGGCCCGGCGCTCAGGTCGACGACCTGATGATCAAGGACGTCATCAGCGTGCCGGTGGACGAGGCGCAGGAAGAGGTCGCGCGCCTGGTGGCGCGCTACGACATGCTGGCGGTGCCGGTCACCGACCACGACGAGCGCCTGGTCGGTATCGTGACCCACGACGACGCCATGGACGTCGCCGAGGAGGAGGCCACCGAGGACTTCCACAAGGGCATGTCCATCGGCCAGCTCGAGGACGGCGTCAGCCGGGTACCGCTGTGGAGCCTCTATCGCAAGCGGGTGACCTGGCTGGTACTGCTGGTGTTCGCCAACCTCTTCTCCGGGGCGGGCATCGCCTACTTCGAGGACACCATTGCCGCCCAGGTGGCCCTGGTATTCTTCCTGCCGCTGCTGATCGGCAGCGGCGGCAACGCCGGCGCCCAGGCTGCCACGCTCACGGTGCGCGGCATGGCCACCGGCGATGTCGGCGTCAAGGACTGGAGCAAGCTGCTCGGGCGCGAACTGCTGGTGGCCGGCTCGCTGGGGCTGACCATGGCGCTGGCGGTGGCGCCGATCGGCGTGATGCGCGGCGGCGAGGCGGTGGCCATGGTGGTGGCCGCCAGCATGGTGACCATCGTGCTGTTCGGCAGCCTGCTCGGCATGTGCCTGCCGTTCATTCTCAACCGAGTGGGCTGGGACCCGGCCACCGCCTCGGCGCCGCTGGTGACCACGCTGATCGACGCCAGCGGTGTCCTGATCTACTTCAGCATCGCCACGGCGGTGCTGACGGGACTCTAG
- a CDS encoding F0F1 ATP synthase subunit epsilon, with protein MAKSFTCNIVSAEASIFSGEIEQIVASGIMGDLGILPGHAPLLTELQPGPIRVIHDGGQEENYYVSGGFLEVQPDVVTVLADSAARASDLDEAAAEEARQHALRAFNEKSAEMDYTRAAAELAEAVAQLRTIQQLRKKGGKG; from the coding sequence ATGGCGAAAAGCTTCACATGCAACATCGTCAGCGCCGAGGCCTCGATCTTCTCCGGTGAGATCGAGCAGATCGTGGCTTCGGGCATCATGGGCGACCTGGGCATCCTGCCCGGGCACGCGCCGCTGCTGACCGAGCTGCAGCCGGGCCCCATCCGTGTGATCCACGACGGGGGCCAGGAGGAGAACTACTACGTGTCGGGTGGCTTCCTCGAAGTGCAACCGGACGTGGTGACCGTGCTGGCCGACTCGGCCGCACGGGCCAGCGACCTCGACGAGGCCGCTGCCGAGGAGGCCCGCCAGCATGCGCTGCGTGCCTTCAACGAGAAGTCGGCGGAGATGGACTACACCCGTGCCGCCGCCGAGCTCGCGGAAGCCGTGGCCCAGCTGCGCACGATCCAGCAACTGCGCAAGAAGGGCGGCAAGGGCTGA
- the atpD gene encoding F0F1 ATP synthase subunit beta, translating to MSGRIVQIIGAVIDVEFPRDSVPKVYDALNVANSETVLEVQQQLGDGVVRTIAMGSTEGLKRGLEVSSTGAPISVPVGKETLGRIMDVLGRPIDEAGDIGEQERMPIHRPAPTYAEQAASNELLETGIKVIDLVCPFAKGGKVGLFGGAGVGKTVNMMELIRNIAIEHSGYSVFAGVGERTREGNDFYHEMTESNVIDKVSLVYGQMNEPPGNRLRVALTGLTIAEKFRDEGRDVLLFVDNIYRYTLAGTEVSALLGRMPSAVGYQPTLAEEMGVLQERITSTKVGSITSVQAVYVPADDLTDPSPATTFAHLDATVVLARSIAELGIYPAIDPLDSTSRQLDPLVVGEEHYDTARRVQGVLQRYKELKDIIAILGMDELSDEDKQTVARARKIQRFLSQPFFVAEVFTGSPGKYVPLKETIRGFQGILDGEYDNLPEQAFYMVGSIDEAVEKANQMK from the coding sequence ATGAGCGGACGTATCGTACAAATCATCGGCGCGGTGATTGACGTCGAGTTTCCGCGGGACAGCGTGCCCAAGGTCTACGACGCGCTCAACGTCGCCAACTCCGAGACCGTGCTCGAAGTCCAGCAGCAGCTGGGCGACGGCGTGGTGCGCACCATCGCCATGGGCTCCACCGAGGGTCTGAAGCGTGGCCTGGAAGTCTCCAGCACCGGCGCTCCGATCTCCGTGCCGGTAGGCAAGGAGACCCTGGGCCGCATCATGGACGTGCTGGGCCGCCCGATCGACGAGGCCGGCGACATCGGTGAGCAGGAGCGCATGCCCATTCACCGTCCCGCCCCCACCTATGCCGAGCAGGCGGCGTCCAACGAGCTGCTCGAGACCGGCATCAAGGTCATCGACCTGGTCTGCCCGTTCGCCAAGGGCGGCAAGGTCGGCCTGTTCGGCGGCGCCGGCGTGGGCAAGACCGTCAACATGATGGAGCTGATCCGCAACATCGCCATCGAGCACAGCGGTTACTCCGTGTTCGCCGGCGTGGGTGAGCGGACCCGCGAAGGTAACGACTTCTACCACGAGATGACCGAGTCGAACGTTATCGACAAGGTATCGCTGGTCTACGGTCAGATGAACGAGCCGCCGGGCAACCGTTTGCGCGTGGCCCTGACCGGCCTCACCATCGCCGAGAAGTTCCGCGATGAAGGCCGTGACGTGCTGCTGTTCGTCGACAACATCTATCGCTACACCCTGGCCGGTACCGAGGTATCCGCCCTGCTGGGCCGTATGCCCTCCGCGGTGGGCTACCAGCCGACCCTGGCCGAGGAGATGGGTGTTCTGCAGGAGCGTATCACCTCCACCAAGGTGGGCTCGATCACCTCGGTGCAGGCGGTCTACGTTCCTGCGGACGACCTGACCGACCCGTCGCCGGCCACCACCTTCGCCCACCTGGACGCCACCGTGGTACTGGCGCGTTCGATCGCCGAACTGGGTATCTACCCGGCCATCGATCCGCTGGATTCCACCTCGCGCCAGCTCGACCCGCTGGTCGTCGGCGAGGAGCACTACGACACCGCCCGCCGCGTGCAGGGCGTGCTGCAGCGCTACAAGGAGCTCAAGGACATCATCGCGATCCTGGGCATGGACGAACTGTCCGACGAGGACAAGCAGACCGTGGCCCGCGCGCGCAAGATCCAGCGCTTCCTGTCGCAGCCGTTCTTCGTCGCCGAAGTCTTTACCGGCTCGCCGGGCAAGTACGTGCCGTTGAAGGAGACCATTCGCGGTTTCCAGGGCATCCTCGACGGCGAGTACGACAATCTGCCGGAGCAGGCCTTCTACATGGTGGGCAGCATCGACGAAGCCGTCGAGAAAGCCAACCAGATGAAGTAA
- the atpG gene encoding F0F1 ATP synthase subunit gamma, producing the protein MAAAKEIRTQIGSIKNTQKITSAMEMVAASKMRKAQDLMKASQPYARQIRNVASHLADANPEYKHDYLVERDEVKRVGYIVVSTDRGLCGGLNVNLFKAVVKSAVAWRKEGAELDFCALGSKAGGFFRNYGGNLVAAKSGLGESPEMRDLIGSVKVMLDAYDEGRIDRLFVVYNEFVNTMTQRPVVRQLLPLAPDMGTDADDEDNKRPGSWDYLYEPDAKALLDSLLVRFIESQVYQAVVENGACEQAARMIAMKNATDNAGSLIDDLEMVYNKARQAAITQEISEIVGGAAAV; encoded by the coding sequence ATGGCAGCTGCAAAAGAGATACGCACCCAGATCGGGAGCATCAAGAATACGCAGAAGATCACCAGCGCCATGGAAATGGTCGCTGCGTCGAAGATGCGTAAAGCGCAAGATCTGATGAAGGCCAGCCAGCCTTATGCCCGGCAGATCCGCAACGTGGCCAGCCATCTGGCCGACGCCAACCCCGAGTACAAGCACGACTACCTGGTCGAGCGCGACGAGGTGAAGCGGGTCGGCTACATCGTGGTATCCACCGATCGCGGCCTGTGCGGCGGCTTGAACGTCAACCTGTTCAAGGCCGTGGTGAAGAGCGCCGTGGCGTGGCGCAAGGAGGGCGCGGAGCTCGACTTCTGCGCCTTGGGCAGCAAGGCCGGCGGCTTCTTCCGCAACTACGGCGGCAACCTGGTCGCGGCCAAGAGCGGCCTAGGCGAATCGCCCGAGATGAGGGACCTGATCGGCAGCGTCAAGGTGATGTTGGACGCCTACGACGAGGGGCGTATCGACCGCCTCTTCGTGGTGTACAACGAGTTCGTCAACACCATGACGCAAAGGCCGGTGGTTCGTCAGTTGCTGCCGCTCGCTCCCGACATGGGAACCGATGCGGACGACGAGGACAACAAGCGTCCCGGTAGCTGGGACTACCTGTATGAGCCGGATGCCAAGGCGCTGTTGGATAGCCTGCTGGTTCGTTTCATCGAATCCCAGGTGTATCAGGCGGTGGTCGAGAACGGGGCCTGCGAGCAGGCGGCCCGGATGATCGCCATGAAGAACGCCACCGACAACGCCGGCAGCCTCATCGACGATCTGGAGATGGTCTACAACAAGGCCCGTCAGGCCGCCATCACCCAGGAGATTTCCGAGATCGTCGGCGGCGCCGCTGCCGTATAG
- the atpA gene encoding F0F1 ATP synthase subunit alpha, translating into MQQLNPSEISDIIKQRIEKLDVASEARNQGTIVSVSDGIVRIHGLEDAMFGEMIEFPGGIYGMVLNLERDSVGAVVLGDYLQLEEGMTASCTGRILEVPVGPELVGRVVDPLGNPIDGKGEVGAKLTDAVEKVAPGVITRQSVDQPIQTGLKAIDAMVPIGRGQRELIIGDRQIGKSAIAVDTIINQKGKGVICVYVAIGQKQSTIANVVRKLEEHGAMEHTIVVASGAADPAPMQFLAPYAGCTMGEYFRDRGQDALIVYDDLTKQAWAYRQVSLLLRRPPGREAYPGDVFYLHSRLLERAARVNADYVEKFTNGEVTGKTGSLTALPIIETQGGDVSAFVPTNVISITDGQIFLETDQFNAGIRPAINAGLSVSRVGGAAQTKIIKKLGGGVRLALAQYRELAAFSQFASDLDEATRKQLEHGQRVTELMKQKQYSPLSVAEMGVSLYAANEGFLDDVDVSKVLDFERALHDYMRSEHADLLDKINQTGDYNDEIQQGLKQGLEQFKATQSW; encoded by the coding sequence ATGCAGCAACTGAATCCTTCCGAGATCAGCGACATCATCAAGCAGCGTATCGAAAAGCTGGATGTCGCATCCGAAGCCCGTAACCAGGGCACCATCGTCAGTGTCTCCGACGGCATCGTGCGTATTCACGGCCTCGAAGACGCGATGTTCGGCGAGATGATCGAATTCCCCGGCGGCATCTACGGCATGGTGCTCAACCTCGAGCGCGACTCCGTGGGCGCGGTGGTGCTGGGCGACTACCTCCAGCTCGAAGAGGGCATGACCGCCAGCTGTACCGGTCGCATCCTCGAGGTGCCGGTGGGCCCCGAGCTGGTCGGCCGCGTGGTCGACCCGCTGGGCAACCCCATCGACGGCAAGGGCGAAGTGGGCGCCAAGCTGACCGACGCGGTGGAAAAGGTCGCCCCGGGCGTCATCACCCGCCAGTCGGTGGACCAGCCGATCCAGACCGGCCTCAAGGCGATCGACGCCATGGTGCCGATCGGCCGCGGCCAGCGCGAGCTGATCATCGGCGACCGCCAGATCGGCAAGTCGGCGATCGCCGTCGACACCATCATCAACCAGAAGGGCAAGGGCGTCATCTGCGTCTACGTGGCCATCGGTCAGAAGCAGTCGACCATCGCCAACGTGGTGCGCAAGCTCGAGGAGCACGGCGCGATGGAGCACACCATCGTGGTCGCCTCCGGCGCCGCCGACCCGGCCCCGATGCAGTTCCTGGCACCCTACGCCGGCTGCACCATGGGCGAGTACTTCCGCGACCGCGGCCAGGACGCCCTGATCGTCTACGACGACCTGACCAAGCAGGCCTGGGCCTACCGCCAGGTGTCGCTGCTGCTGCGCCGTCCGCCGGGCCGTGAAGCCTATCCGGGCGACGTCTTCTATCTCCACTCGCGTCTGCTCGAGCGTGCCGCTCGCGTCAACGCCGACTACGTCGAGAAGTTCACCAACGGCGAAGTGACCGGCAAGACCGGCTCGCTGACCGCGCTGCCGATCATCGAGACCCAGGGCGGTGACGTCTCCGCGTTCGTTCCGACCAACGTGATCTCGATCACCGACGGCCAGATCTTCCTCGAGACCGACCAGTTCAACGCAGGCATCCGTCCGGCCATCAACGCCGGTCTGTCGGTATCCCGCGTGGGTGGTGCGGCGCAGACCAAGATCATCAAGAAGCTCGGCGGCGGCGTGCGTCTGGCACTCGCCCAGTACCGCGAGCTGGCGGCCTTCTCCCAGTTCGCCTCCGACCTGGACGAAGCCACCCGCAAGCAGCTGGAGCACGGTCAGCGCGTCACCGAGCTGATGAAGCAGAAGCAGTATTCGCCGCTGTCGGTGGCCGAGATGGGGGTGTCGCTGTACGCCGCCAACGAAGGCTTCCTGGATGACGTCGACGTCAGCAAGGTGCTGGACTTCGAGCGTGCGCTGCACGACTACATGAGGTCCGAGCACGCCGATCTGCTCGACAAGATCAACCAGACCGGCGACTACAACGACGAGATCCAGCAAGGGCTGAAGCAGGGTCTCGAGCAGTTCAAGGCCACTCAGAGCTGGTAA